A section of the Harmonia axyridis chromosome 2, icHarAxyr1.1, whole genome shotgun sequence genome encodes:
- the LOC123672645 gene encoding programmed cell death protein 5 → MEDPELEKIRNQRLAQLQSQYNNEGGDSEAQRAKQEQAKEDTKHAILSQILDQQARARLNTLLLGKPEKGLMVETMLMNMARSGRIAQKIGEPELIQLLESINASTQSKQTSVKFDRRRAAIDSDDDF, encoded by the exons atggAAGATCCAGAGcttgaaaaaatcagaaatcagAGATTAGCGCAACTACAATCTCAATATAAT AATGAAGGTGGAGATTCTGAAGCCCAGAGAGCTAAGCAAGAGCAGGCTAAAGAAGACACAAAGCATGCAATCCTTTCTCAAATTTTGGACCAACAAGCACGTGCAAGAT TGAATACTCTCCTTTTGGGAAAGCCTGAGAAAGGACTAATGGTTGAAACAATGTTAATGAATATGGCAAGGAGTGGTCGGATAGCTCAAAAGATCGGTGAACCTGAACTCATCCAACTTCTAGAAAGTATAAATGCGTCTACACAATCTAAACAAACCTCagtgaaatttgatagaagaaGAGCTGCCATTGACTCTGATGAcgatttttaa
- the LOC123672643 gene encoding protein disulfide-isomerase TMX3: protein MNILFPLLITVSVFLNCSGSKVLELSDKFAQIRKQSNTLWLVKFYAPWCGHCKRLEPVWAQVSQALYRTNVRVGRVDCTRFTSIASEFSINGFPTIKFITSDEDFTYHGDRNKEDIINFALRMAGPPIQQVTRPESITNLQGMNQLFFMYVGDQEGPLWDSFNNIASKMQPHSFFYVASKEIAGSHFNITTDLPAVFVHKDNAHYFYTVDANTSDPEHFNNTMYNWINEERFATFPKITRGNINEILQTKKYIVLAVVEEDKSHEIPREMLKFRNMVESVITKNREKYHKYFQFGWVGSPDLANSIAMQVLPLPYLLVLNSTTNHHHIPEEEDALQMTKEYLESFLERIHNQSAPVYGGNGLMVKFYRTYFEGRTALSEMWRGNPVLTTVLFGLPLGFLSLILYSICCADILDADEDDEEELLHEKKE, encoded by the exons atgaatatactTTTCCCATTATTGATTACAG TATCTGTATTTTTAAATTGTTCAGGATCAAAAGTATTGGAATTGAGTGATAAATTCGCTCAAATCCGTAAGCAAAGTAATACACTATGGCTTGTGAAGTTTTATGCACCTTGGTGTGGTCATTGCAAACGACTTGAACCTGTGTGGGCACAGGTTTCTCAAGCACTTTATAGAACTAATGTAAGGGTGGGTAGAGTAGATTGTACTCGCTTCACATCTATAGCttctgaattttcaattaatggTTTTCCAACCATAAAATT TATCACATCAGATGAGGACTTCACGTACCATGGTGATCGAAATAAAGAAGACATAATCAATTTTGCTCTGAGAATGGCGGGACCTCCGATTCAACAAGTTACAAGGCCAGAAAGCATAACAAATCTTCAAGGCATGAATCAACTATTTTTCATGTATGTTGGGGATCAAGAAGGTCCATTATGGGATTCTTTCAATAATATTGCCTCTAAAATGCAACCGCATAGTTTCTTTTATGTTGCATCTAAGGAAATAGCTGGTTCTCATTTCAATATCACTACTGATTTGCCTGCTGTTTTTGTCCATAAGGACAATGCTCATTATTTTTATACAG TTGATGCAAACACAAGTGATCCAGAGCACTTCAACAATACAATGTACAATTGGATCAATGAAGAACGTTTTGCAACATTCCCTAAAATAACTAGAGGCAATATCAATGAGATACTACAGACTAAGAAATATATTGTTCTTGCTGTAGTTGAAGAGGACAAGTCCCATGAAATACCTAGAGAAATGTTGAAGTTTAGGAATATGGTAGAATCAGTTATCACCAAGAATCGTGAAAAATACCACaagtattttcagtttggttggGTGGGAAGCCCAGACCTAGCAAATAGCATTGCCATGCAAGTTCTACCGTTACCCTATCTCTTGGTTTTGAACAGTACAACGAATCACCATCATATTCCAGAAGAAGAAGATGCACTGCAGATGACCAAAGAATATTTGGAGAGTTTTTTGGAAAGAATTCATAACCAGTCAGCACCA GTTTATGGAGGGAATGGTTTGATGGTCAAATTCTACAGGACCTATTTTGAAGGGAGAACTGCGTTGTCAGAAATGTGGAGGGGAAATCCAGTTTTAACAACTGTTCTCTTTGGATTACCACTTGGATTTCTCTCTCTGATTTTGTACTCGATTTGTTGTGCCGACATTTTGGATGCCGATGAAGATGATGAAGAAG aatTATTACACGAAAAGAAGGAATAA